Within the Sulfitobacter sp. JL08 genome, the region CCCACATTGGGGATCGCAACCGCGCCGTCATCCTGAACGGTATGCCCGCGCCGGATATTTTGCATTACACCGGGATCCGATGCGCCACCCTCTGACAGAAATCCGCCTTGCGTCGCCACAACAACGACATCGCCAATTCCGAACCGGTAGGGGCTGTGTTTCACCTGTGGCGGCAAACGTGTTTCGATCGAACCGGGCCGCGGTTGAGCACTTATCGCACCCTGGGGATATGTCTGCACCCCTGCAAAGCCCGAGCCGGTGCCGGCCGTCTGGCTGAAAACCGCAGGCAGGGTTTTGGGCCTGTAGGGTGATGAATTCGCCAGCAACAGGTTTTCCCCCGAAATGGCCAGGACACGCACAGGGGTTTGCGAAGCCGTCTGTGTGGATATCGAAGGGCTTTTGTAGATCGCCCCACATCCGCCAAGCGCGAGGAGCACGCCAAACACTATCGAATTTCGCATTTTCAATTCTCCAGACTCATTTTGGAACCATCCGCAACGCCAGCGGCCCGATAAAGGAACCGGCCCATTGACGGGATTGCACAATGTCACCGGACGCGGGATCGACCCAATAAAGGTTGATGAAGGTTTGATCCGGATTGCCGCAGTCCTCTTGCATCAGACGGGTGTCAAATGCGGCATCGCCGATGCGCAAACTGCGCCACCCGCGCGACGAAACGGTGCAAATATAGCTGCGCGTTTCGACCTGATCGTTCCCACCCAGAAAACTGTGAAATCGCGTGGCCTGCCCGGCGCGAACATCTTTAACAAGTGCGGCAGACATCGACACATCCGATCCCATCAAATCGCCACCAAAGCCGCGTGTTGCGACCAGCATCCCCTGGGCCAGCGTTACGGTTGCACTGTCCTGGCTGATCCAGGTTTCAAATCCGTCCCGTATGGCATCGCGGCGCATCACCCCGGCCACGTCCAACGCTTCAATCCCTACCTGAAGGGCAGGTGCATCATCGCGGACCAATTGCGAAAAACGTGGCGATGGCGGCGCGACGGATTGGTCGCCGGGCAGCATGGCGTCAACCAAAACATATTGGCCGGGCGTGCACGCCGTCAGCATGAAAACATGAAAGAGTACAAGTACCATCCGCCCGATCATCGCCAGAACCGCCCGCACTGATTTGCAAGAGCCGGTTGTCGTAAGTCGCGCGTCACATCATAAAGGCGGTTGCGCACATCCAGCCGCGCACCGCCATCGCGATACACAGGGCGAATGGTTTGCGAGACAGTGTCTTTTGACGGCCGCCCGGTCAGCCACGACACCGGAATTTCCAGCCGTATGCCTTTGTCGAACGATCCTTCGCCGAAGGTGTCGAACGGCACATCGGTCAGCGTAACGAAACCGCCCAGCTTGAAACCGTTCTTGAATTCACGGTCCAGCGTGAACGTGGCGCCCCAATCCTTGGCCAGATAGCGGCCCACGTCCAATTGGCCCAGAAATCCGTTTCCGAAATCATAATAAGTTGATGCATGCCCGGTGACGACGCCATAATCCTGAAAGCCGAATTGCATATCAAAATCGCGCTGCACGGCGTAATTGATTTCTGCGCCATAGGCAAAAGCGCTGTTTACCGGATTCCACAGGATTTCACCGGAAACACCACCAAACATCGGTTCAAGATACCCGACCGTCATACGCGCAAAAACATCCTTGGCCGGGCGGGAAAAATGTTCGCCGGTCAGATAGGACAGCCTGAGGTCGGATTCTTGCGCATAGCGAAAAACGTCTGATCGCACAGGGGGCAATTCCGAATTGGACACCCTTGTTGCGTTATCAAGGTTTCCGGCAACCGGTTGTCGGATACGGCCTGACAAAAACCACCCCGGCGCTGGGCTGTATTCCGCTTCGGCCTCGATCCCGAATTCGATGCGGACAGGGTTGTCTGGATCAAAAAAGGCGACTTCCAGATACCCGCCCAATCCTGCGTCAAAAATCGGGTAAAGATCAGGAACGGGATCGCCCTGATCTGCGCCGAACGCATCTTTGATCCGGCTGCGTGCATAAGATTGCCACGCGGCATCGGGTGAAAATTCCAATGCGCCCAGATTGGTCCGGTCAATCGTGATTTTAGTCACTTCAATGCCTTGGGTGATCAGGGTGATTTCGAATATGGCGATGTGGGGCGGAAGCGTGTTCGCCATTGCCCGCGCTGTGCGGCTGATGGCTTGTGCCCCGGCGTCAAAGCGTGTGTTTGCAACCGCGATCCGGGCGGTTTTGGCATCTACGTGAAACCGGTGCAGGATCAGACCGTCCTGCGCCAGAATGCGGGTCAGGTGTTCGCGCGGCCCAGTCTTGGCTTCGGGCATGTTCCAGCTTGCTGCGGCAACGTGGTGTTGTGGCAGTATCGCGGGCGGGGCGGGCCCGATGCCACCGGGGATTGGGGGCAAAGCCGGGTCGAGTGTGTAGCTGAGCGAAACGCCCGCTTCAGTTCCGTATAAATAATAGGCGCCCAGCGTAACGCCATTGCCCCATTTGTACTGGGCGCTCAGGTTGAATGGGCTTTCCTGCTGTGTCACCCCTTTTGCCGCTTCGTCCAGATAGGCATCGCTTGAATACTCTGCCGCGAAGGACCATTGGTCCGTTGCCTGCCAGTGGATGCCTCCGAAGAACGCGGCATCCCCGCGAAACCAGCTGTCAAAATCCGGCTGCCCGGTTTGTACACCACCGCCGCTGCCCTGCTTTGGGCGCGTTTTGAAGCTGTCCGAGATGAAGGCAAACGGCGATCCGAAACTGTTGCGGGTCGCCAACCGTCCCCATCCGATCCCGCCGGTCAGGCTGATCCCGTGACTGATTTCCTTGGTCGCGACAACATATTCACCGCTGTAAATTCCGGTTCCGCCAAAATCACGCAGCCCAAGCGCAATGGCGGGGCGCGCGTCGGTTTCCTCGGCCAGTAGCATGTGAATGTCAAAGCTGCGATCGTATCGTGTACCGCCATCGGCATCATAGCCGTTCAGCGTGGAATAGTGAAACGCCCCCTGAATACGGGGCGTGATCTGAAACGTCAGTGTATTGCGGCCAGTGTTGCGAAATTGTGCGGTACCTATCCCTATGATCCCATCCTGCGCGGTCCGCGCAGTTGGCATGTCAATCAATCCGGGCGTCCCGAAAAGTGACATCTGCTGCGCGTTTGAACCGGACGCAGGCAAGACGAAAACACCGGCCAGAACCAGAACATATCGGGGTATGAGGCACGGCATTGCGATAAAGGGCGGCCTTTCGTTGACACAACGGCAAAGCCTTAACATGGGCGATTCGGCCAAATGGTTAACAACCCATGGTTGTTGACGAATTTAGCTAATTCTGGGGTAGAAATACAACAAACACGAAAACACCCTCCTACCCGTCATCGCAAATCCGGATGCCCGTTCTGCGTAGATCATTCGATCTATCCCACTGTTATTAATAAGTATTAACGAAATTTTTAGCTCTTCCATTTACGCTTCATTAACCCTGCGCACCGTTAATCTGCCAGTAACCGTGATTGCCAAATCACCGAATTCTGGATTTTTACCATGCGCGACATTCACACTTTCGCCGGCGGATACCTGCGGCCTGAAGCCACCGAACGCACAGCATCGGCCCATCTCTATGGGCGTGCGGGAAAGCGGCTTTTTGATATTGTACTGGCGCTGCTGCTTTTGCCGGTTCTCGCTCCGGTTATCCTTGTCCTGAGTGCGCTGATCCGGATGGATGGTGGCCCTGTGTTCTTTGCGCACGAACGGATCGGGCGAAACGGAGCGCGGTTCAACTGTCTGAAAATACGATCGATGGTGCCGGATGCGGAAACCGTACTGAAATCGTATCTAGCAGCGAACATACATGCGGCGCGTGAATGGGAAATGCGGTTCAAGTTAACAGATGATCCGCGGATCACATCGGTCGGCCTGTTTCTGCGCCGCACAGGTTTGGATGAATTGCCCCAAATCTGGAACGTTTTGCGGGGGGATATGTCATTCGTGGGGCCGCGCCCTGTAACCGCGCCGGAACTGG harbors:
- a CDS encoding YjbF family lipoprotein codes for the protein MVLVLFHVFMLTACTPGQYVLVDAMLPGDQSVAPPSPRFSQLVRDDAPALQVGIEALDVAGVMRRDAIRDGFETWISQDSATVTLAQGMLVATRGFGGDLMGSDVSMSAALVKDVRAGQATRFHSFLGGNDQVETRSYICTVSSRGWRSLRIGDAAFDTRLMQEDCGNPDQTFINLYWVDPASGDIVQSRQWAGSFIGPLALRMVPK
- a CDS encoding YjbH domain-containing protein; translated protein: MPTARTAQDGIIGIGTAQFRNTGRNTLTFQITPRIQGAFHYSTLNGYDADGGTRYDRSFDIHMLLAEETDARPAIALGLRDFGGTGIYSGEYVVATKEISHGISLTGGIGWGRLATRNSFGSPFAFISDSFKTRPKQGSGGGVQTGQPDFDSWFRGDAAFFGGIHWQATDQWSFAAEYSSDAYLDEAAKGVTQQESPFNLSAQYKWGNGVTLGAYYLYGTEAGVSLSYTLDPALPPIPGGIGPAPPAILPQHHVAAASWNMPEAKTGPREHLTRILAQDGLILHRFHVDAKTARIAVANTRFDAGAQAISRTARAMANTLPPHIAIFEITLITQGIEVTKITIDRTNLGALEFSPDAAWQSYARSRIKDAFGADQGDPVPDLYPIFDAGLGGYLEVAFFDPDNPVRIEFGIEAEAEYSPAPGWFLSGRIRQPVAGNLDNATRVSNSELPPVRSDVFRYAQESDLRLSYLTGEHFSRPAKDVFARMTVGYLEPMFGGVSGEILWNPVNSAFAYGAEINYAVQRDFDMQFGFQDYGVVTGHASTYYDFGNGFLGQLDVGRYLAKDWGATFTLDREFKNGFKLGGFVTLTDVPFDTFGEGSFDKGIRLEIPVSWLTGRPSKDTVSQTIRPVYRDGGARLDVRNRLYDVTRDLRQPALANQCGRFWR
- a CDS encoding sugar transferase — translated: MRDIHTFAGGYLRPEATERTASAHLYGRAGKRLFDIVLALLLLPVLAPVILVLSALIRMDGGPVFFAHERIGRNGARFNCLKIRSMVPDAETVLKSYLAANIHAAREWEMRFKLTDDPRITSVGLFLRRTGLDELPQIWNVLRGDMSFVGPRPVTAPELGMYGPHKAAYLSVRPGVTGAWQIHGRTTGCYVNRVALDRSYVEDLSLRRDLALIGQTAFSVLKMTGS